One window of the Agrobacterium larrymoorei genome contains the following:
- a CDS encoding ABC transporter ATP-binding protein, giving the protein MTEVSIEELTKHYGTSRAVNGISVKIGHGEFISLLGPSGCGKTTTLKMIAGFEDVTSGAIRFDGQDVSHIPAEKRDIGMVFQNYALFPHMTVAQNLAFGLEMRKISRSDIVNRTAKVLDMVQLSGYAERYPRQLSGGQQQRVALARALVIEPRILLLDEPLANLDAKLRDEMRVFIRDLQKRVGITTVYVTHDQAEAMTMSDRIVVMFGGQIAQYGAPSDVYDRPASLEVAQFVGQVNTLPGRLTGRGADGVSIIETALGAASIKGVLPWSDGSLPVLLRPEAIELASVGAKGPGVIATVLQSYYSGSLIDYRLVLENGETLNVQTFPRNRFQPGDRVTVKVDSERFWVPGTIS; this is encoded by the coding sequence ATGACCGAGGTGAGCATAGAAGAGCTGACCAAGCATTACGGTACCTCCCGCGCCGTCAACGGAATTTCCGTCAAGATAGGACATGGCGAGTTCATATCGCTACTGGGGCCATCGGGATGCGGCAAGACGACGACGCTCAAGATGATCGCAGGTTTCGAGGACGTCACATCCGGCGCCATCCGTTTTGACGGCCAGGACGTGTCTCATATCCCGGCGGAAAAACGCGATATCGGCATGGTGTTTCAGAACTACGCGCTCTTTCCCCATATGACGGTGGCGCAGAACCTCGCCTTTGGGCTGGAGATGCGCAAGATTTCCCGGTCAGACATCGTAAACCGCACCGCCAAGGTTCTGGATATGGTGCAGCTTTCGGGGTATGCGGAGCGATATCCGCGCCAACTTTCGGGTGGGCAGCAGCAGCGCGTGGCGCTTGCCCGTGCCCTCGTCATCGAACCGCGCATACTCTTGCTCGACGAGCCGCTCGCCAATCTCGACGCCAAGCTTCGGGACGAAATGCGGGTCTTCATTCGAGATCTGCAAAAGCGCGTTGGAATTACCACCGTCTATGTGACGCACGATCAGGCCGAAGCAATGACGATGTCGGATAGGATCGTCGTCATGTTCGGAGGGCAGATCGCGCAGTATGGCGCTCCCTCCGATGTGTATGATCGGCCCGCGAGCCTGGAGGTCGCGCAGTTCGTCGGGCAGGTGAATACATTGCCGGGCCGCCTGACGGGCAGGGGTGCCGATGGTGTGTCGATTATCGAAACCGCGCTTGGCGCGGCCTCTATCAAAGGCGTACTACCGTGGAGCGACGGCTCCCTCCCTGTTTTGTTGCGACCGGAAGCTATCGAACTTGCATCTGTCGGAGCCAAGGGGCCCGGCGTGATCGCAACGGTTTTGCAGAGCTATTATTCCGGTAGCCTGATCGACTACCGCCTGGTGCTGGAAAACGGCGAGACGCTGAATGTTCAGACTTTTCCTCGTAACCGCTTTCAGCCCGGTGATCGCGTAACGGTAAAGGTCGATAGCGAGCGTTTTTGGGTGCCGGGAACGATCTCATGA
- a CDS encoding ABC transporter substrate-binding protein — MMNMNRRQILAGMGGMTAATMLGLPAGAQSKTLVVPTLGGAWEQFWRQTMAPAFTQKSGAQVTLDAGNGRVWSANLRAAGPQKPPYSILMTNEAFASSLRKEGFFEKLDLAKLPNYADLYPLAKKTDGWGAIAMVSPIGLAYRTDMVQTPPKGWKDLWENPEFKGRIGLYNFANTAGKMELMLASKIFGKDQYDVDAGFKALEKLGPVIQADFNLSTGIASGEFVVAPFDFGEVARLRSQGLPIDVIVPEEGLLMFDQTLNILANGPEKDLAYQYANFLLSPEGQVPLMKQFFVSPTNAKVIVPDDLKKDVPISGEMMDKILTWDWAFMNEKQAGFAETWAKVMK, encoded by the coding sequence ATGATGAACATGAACAGGCGGCAGATCCTTGCCGGAATGGGTGGAATGACAGCGGCGACCATGCTGGGCCTGCCAGCAGGGGCACAAAGCAAGACACTCGTCGTGCCGACGCTGGGCGGCGCATGGGAACAGTTCTGGCGCCAGACTATGGCTCCAGCCTTCACTCAGAAAAGCGGTGCTCAGGTGACGCTGGACGCTGGCAACGGTCGTGTCTGGAGCGCCAACCTACGTGCAGCGGGGCCACAAAAGCCGCCATACTCGATCCTCATGACGAATGAGGCATTTGCATCAAGCCTGCGCAAGGAAGGCTTCTTCGAAAAGCTCGATCTGGCAAAATTGCCGAACTATGCCGACCTCTACCCGCTTGCCAAAAAGACCGATGGCTGGGGTGCTATCGCGATGGTGTCTCCCATCGGCCTCGCCTACCGTACTGACATGGTGCAGACACCTCCCAAAGGCTGGAAGGATTTGTGGGAGAACCCCGAGTTCAAAGGACGTATTGGCCTTTACAATTTTGCCAACACGGCTGGCAAAATGGAGCTGATGCTGGCCTCCAAGATCTTCGGCAAGGATCAATACGATGTCGATGCGGGCTTCAAGGCTCTGGAAAAGCTCGGGCCGGTCATACAGGCCGATTTCAACCTTTCAACCGGCATCGCATCCGGCGAGTTCGTCGTCGCTCCCTTCGATTTCGGTGAGGTCGCGCGTTTGCGCAGCCAAGGACTTCCGATCGATGTCATCGTGCCGGAAGAGGGGCTGCTGATGTTCGATCAGACACTCAACATTCTCGCAAACGGGCCAGAGAAGGATCTGGCCTATCAATATGCCAACTTCCTTCTCTCGCCTGAAGGACAGGTTCCGTTGATGAAGCAGTTCTTCGTCTCGCCCACCAACGCGAAGGTTATCGTCCCTGACGATCTGAAGAAGGATGTGCCAATTTCGGGCGAAATGATGGACAAGATCCTGACTTGGGATTGGGCATTCATGAACGAGAAACAAGCTGGCTTTGCAGAGACTTGGGCGAAGGTCATGAAGTAG
- a CDS encoding isopenicillin N synthase family dioxygenase: protein MQTSTVPDDVQDMIPVIDIAPFVGGEAAGHAVVAAIEDACRKTGFFLVTGHGVKAEVTTRLYNLARDFFDEPQEWKVGQGRGTAVEGGVAFSPLADEALAATLGIKTPGDYKESLNFGPRLPGDLWPTRPEGLQQAFADYFAEMERLAGHLRRAFCEAIGLAPDFFEPAFENHLSALRVINYPEQTESPLPGQLRAGVHTDYGFMTILRSEASPGGLQVKNRAGEWLDAPNVEGAYVINIGDAFMRWSNDEWLSTPHRVANPPGAFKGTTRRQSIPFFLNPSRDTVIQCLPPFAAKGAPKYEPITYGDYISLKTSQAFGRT, encoded by the coding sequence ATGCAAACGAGCACAGTGCCGGATGACGTGCAGGACATGATACCCGTTATCGACATCGCGCCCTTTGTCGGCGGCGAAGCCGCGGGCCATGCGGTGGTTGCTGCCATAGAGGACGCGTGCCGTAAGACTGGCTTCTTTCTCGTGACGGGGCATGGTGTGAAGGCGGAGGTCACAACGCGTCTTTATAATCTCGCTCGCGATTTCTTCGACGAGCCACAGGAATGGAAAGTCGGGCAGGGAAGGGGTACGGCGGTGGAAGGCGGCGTCGCGTTCTCACCGCTCGCAGACGAGGCGCTTGCGGCGACCCTTGGGATTAAGACACCCGGCGATTACAAGGAGAGCCTGAACTTCGGACCGCGATTGCCGGGTGATCTGTGGCCAACCCGTCCTGAAGGATTACAACAGGCTTTTGCAGACTATTTCGCTGAAATGGAAAGGCTTGCGGGTCATCTCAGGCGCGCCTTTTGCGAAGCGATAGGTCTTGCACCGGATTTTTTCGAGCCCGCCTTTGAAAATCATCTCTCGGCATTGCGGGTTATCAACTATCCGGAACAGACGGAGAGTCCGCTTCCAGGGCAACTTCGCGCCGGTGTCCACACCGACTACGGTTTCATGACGATCCTCCGGTCGGAGGCGTCCCCGGGTGGACTGCAGGTGAAAAACCGGGCAGGTGAATGGCTTGATGCACCCAATGTCGAAGGGGCCTATGTCATCAATATCGGCGACGCTTTCATGCGCTGGTCCAACGATGAATGGCTCTCTACTCCGCACAGAGTTGCCAACCCGCCTGGCGCTTTCAAGGGCACGACTCGTCGCCAGTCCATCCCGTTCTTCCTCAACCCGTCCAGGGACACTGTGATCCAGTGCCTCCCGCCTTTTGCAGCAAAAGGGGCCCCTAAATACGAACCGATCACCTACGGCGATTACATTTCACTGAAGACCAGCCAAGCCTTCGGTAGAACCTGA
- a CDS encoding enoyl-CoA hydratase/isomerase family protein yields the protein MSTSEAFETILYVKDDHDKFATITINRPEKLNAMNKTTVREIDRAVAMAVADKEVNALIITGAGRAFSSGYDLQGADYDVDIEDWHADMSENAQALLNIWKAPIPVIASVNGYALAGALELVMACDLAIASDNAKFGEPEVRHNSGPPALFMPWLLATRDVRWLMYTGDVVDAEEALRMHLINKIVPADQLREKTENLARKLARMPVPAIKFAKSSINNQQMAAGLMTSFDFNVHAIAALHVSRDGQEWMRNLQKMSLKEYLEFRDAPFKGLD from the coding sequence ATGAGCACTTCCGAGGCTTTTGAAACGATCCTCTACGTTAAGGATGACCACGACAAATTCGCGACGATCACCATTAATCGTCCTGAAAAGCTCAATGCGATGAACAAGACGACGGTGCGTGAAATCGATCGAGCCGTTGCAATGGCTGTTGCCGATAAGGAGGTCAATGCACTGATCATCACTGGTGCGGGACGCGCCTTTTCCTCTGGGTATGATCTTCAGGGCGCCGATTATGATGTCGATATCGAGGACTGGCATGCAGATATGTCGGAAAATGCCCAAGCACTTCTCAATATCTGGAAGGCACCGATTCCTGTCATCGCTTCTGTCAATGGGTATGCGCTGGCGGGTGCGCTCGAACTCGTGATGGCTTGCGATCTGGCGATTGCAAGCGACAATGCGAAATTCGGTGAACCGGAGGTGCGGCACAATTCGGGACCACCCGCACTGTTCATGCCTTGGTTGCTCGCGACACGCGACGTGCGTTGGCTGATGTACACAGGGGATGTGGTCGACGCCGAGGAAGCGTTGCGCATGCACCTTATCAACAAGATCGTGCCCGCCGATCAATTGCGGGAAAAGACCGAGAACCTGGCGCGTAAGCTCGCCCGCATGCCGGTACCGGCGATCAAATTCGCCAAGTCCTCCATCAACAACCAGCAGATGGCTGCCGGCTTGATGACGTCCTTCGATTTCAACGTGCACGCCATCGCTGCGCTGCATGTCAGCCGCGACGGGCAGGAGTGGATGCGAAACCTGCAGAAAATGTCACTGAAGGAGTATCTGGAGTTCCGGGATGCTCCCTTCAAAGGGCTCGATTGA
- a CDS encoding indolepyruvate ferredoxin oxidoreductase family protein, with amino-acid sequence MSHALPNEKAPSLDDRYTVDQGKILVSGTQALVRLPMIQRQRDLARGLNTAGYVSGYRGSPLASFDREMARAKTYLEQHHIRFQPGLNEDMAATAVWGTQQTAMFSGVRYDGVFSMWYGKGPGVDRTMDVIKHANAVGTNPHGGVLVLVGDDHGAVSSTLPHQSEHNLISAMVPLLSPAGVAEYIHYGLLGFALSRYSGAWIGFKCQTEIVECTATVDLDPDNPAIVYPDMQGNLSLRWPDGPHAMERRLEDKLSAVHRFARHNQLDRSMWSGPGTKARLGIVSTGKSWLDLMGALSRLGIDERRAGELGIRLYKVGLVWPIEPEGIARFAAGAETLLVVEEKRPVIEDQIKALLFNMPSGDRPRVFGKFGPDNVSLLPAVGEIDAVAVGMAILAVLGSQPDDLQRRSLEMEALIAASATESPALRRDPYFCSGCPHSVSTRLPEGSRASTGIGCHMMVIGLEDRNTSTFTQMGGEGGAWIGLSQFTDEKHIFVNMGDGTYFHSGLLAIRAAIAAKVNATYKILYNDAVAMTGGQKHDGDVSVPGIVGQMLAEGAARVAVVAEHPEVWQGRLPSDVTISHRDELDQVQRELREIDGVTVLVYDQVCAAEKRRRRKRGALAVSDKRAFINELVCEGCGDCSAVSNCISIEPQETEFGRKRKINQSSCNTDLSCIKGFCPSFVTVEGGKIKKPAAKAKQETFDDIPLPFLSDIGTQPYNMLLAGIGGTGVITVSAVLSMAAHLDGLFVQTLDQTGLAQKNGAVISHLRVARTAGALSSVRIGIGESDLVLGFDIVVSAGRNALSTFGVGRTRAVLDNHFAPTASFVQNTAIDFQQEATLKSLRRAAGEDAVHLIAATKLGAALMGDAIAANMFLLGHAWQRGLVPINLASIDQAIELNGTGVAMNRAAFGWGRRSAVSPDLVANAAGLDLTDAKPVETLDMVVESRAAFLVAYQSAAYARRYRTLVAAAREAENRLMAGEAFAMAVAKNAFRLMAYKDEYEVARLHRDRSFRKAIEAQFEGDFSIRHHLAPPLLSRRVDKRTGNPAKVAIPEKVIAPAFAVLEKLRFLRGTPLDPFGYTEERRMERRLVANYRALIEALTSELSVDTLDRAVALARLPEEIKGFGPVKMASVGRFEKKMAALLAPPANDQTRAPAVDQNAAKRKSI; translated from the coding sequence ATGTCTCACGCATTACCGAATGAAAAAGCACCGAGCCTCGATGACCGGTACACGGTCGACCAGGGGAAAATCCTCGTGTCGGGTACCCAGGCCTTAGTGCGGCTTCCGATGATCCAGCGGCAAAGGGATTTGGCCCGAGGATTGAATACGGCCGGTTACGTTTCCGGTTATCGCGGATCTCCGCTGGCGAGTTTCGACCGCGAGATGGCGCGTGCCAAGACCTATCTCGAGCAGCATCACATACGCTTTCAACCTGGCCTTAATGAAGATATGGCGGCGACGGCCGTCTGGGGAACACAGCAAACGGCAATGTTCTCCGGCGTCCGTTACGACGGGGTCTTCTCAATGTGGTACGGCAAGGGGCCGGGTGTCGACCGCACCATGGATGTGATCAAACACGCCAATGCCGTCGGCACCAACCCGCATGGCGGCGTGTTGGTGCTTGTCGGCGACGATCATGGCGCGGTGTCGTCGACTTTACCACATCAAAGCGAACATAACCTGATTTCGGCGATGGTGCCTCTCCTTTCTCCGGCCGGTGTGGCCGAATACATCCATTACGGATTGCTTGGATTTGCGCTCAGCCGCTATTCGGGCGCCTGGATCGGCTTTAAGTGCCAGACCGAGATTGTCGAATGTACGGCCACCGTCGATCTCGATCCCGATAATCCTGCGATCGTCTATCCCGACATGCAGGGCAATCTTTCACTCCGCTGGCCCGATGGGCCTCACGCTATGGAGCGTCGGCTGGAAGACAAGCTCTCCGCTGTTCACAGATTTGCCCGCCATAATCAGTTGGACCGCAGTATGTGGTCGGGGCCGGGCACCAAGGCGCGCCTCGGTATCGTCTCGACCGGGAAATCCTGGCTGGATCTCATGGGCGCACTTTCACGCCTCGGCATAGATGAGCGGCGTGCTGGCGAACTGGGTATTCGGCTTTACAAGGTTGGCCTTGTTTGGCCAATCGAGCCGGAGGGGATAGCACGCTTTGCTGCGGGCGCAGAGACGCTTCTGGTCGTCGAGGAGAAGCGTCCGGTCATCGAAGATCAGATCAAAGCGCTGCTCTTCAATATGCCATCGGGCGACAGGCCGCGCGTGTTCGGCAAATTCGGGCCAGACAATGTGTCACTTCTCCCTGCCGTTGGTGAGATCGATGCAGTTGCCGTGGGCATGGCAATCCTTGCTGTTTTAGGCTCGCAGCCCGATGATCTTCAACGTCGGTCGTTAGAGATGGAAGCGCTCATAGCAGCCAGTGCGACGGAAAGCCCGGCTCTTCGGCGCGATCCGTATTTCTGCTCCGGCTGTCCGCACAGCGTTTCGACGAGGCTGCCGGAAGGAAGCCGGGCGTCCACCGGTATCGGATGCCATATGATGGTGATCGGTCTTGAGGATCGGAATACCTCCACCTTTACCCAGATGGGCGGCGAAGGCGGTGCGTGGATCGGGCTTTCTCAATTCACCGACGAAAAGCATATTTTCGTCAATATGGGTGATGGCACCTATTTTCATTCGGGCCTGCTTGCGATCCGGGCCGCGATTGCTGCGAAAGTAAACGCAACTTACAAGATTCTTTACAATGATGCGGTCGCCATGACGGGCGGGCAGAAACACGATGGCGACGTCTCCGTGCCCGGAATCGTTGGCCAGATGTTGGCGGAAGGTGCGGCGAGAGTAGCCGTTGTCGCCGAGCATCCCGAGGTCTGGCAGGGCCGCTTGCCGTCGGATGTTACAATCAGCCATCGTGACGAGCTCGACCAGGTCCAACGTGAATTGCGCGAAATCGATGGGGTGACTGTCCTGGTCTACGATCAGGTCTGCGCGGCAGAAAAGCGCCGCCGTCGTAAGCGTGGGGCGCTGGCGGTATCGGACAAGCGCGCATTTATCAATGAGTTGGTCTGCGAAGGATGTGGTGACTGCTCGGCCGTGTCCAATTGCATTTCCATAGAGCCGCAGGAAACCGAGTTTGGCCGCAAGCGGAAGATCAATCAGTCGAGTTGCAACACTGACCTCTCCTGCATCAAGGGCTTCTGTCCGAGCTTCGTCACAGTGGAGGGTGGAAAGATCAAGAAGCCGGCTGCAAAAGCCAAACAAGAGACGTTCGATGATATTCCGCTACCGTTTCTCTCCGATATCGGAACGCAGCCATACAATATGTTGTTGGCCGGGATTGGTGGAACGGGCGTGATCACCGTCAGCGCCGTCCTCTCAATGGCGGCGCATCTCGATGGACTTTTTGTCCAGACACTGGATCAGACGGGGCTTGCGCAAAAGAACGGCGCAGTCATTTCGCACCTTCGCGTTGCACGCACCGCTGGCGCCTTGTCGTCGGTCCGCATCGGGATTGGGGAAAGCGATCTCGTGCTCGGCTTCGACATCGTCGTATCGGCCGGTCGGAATGCTCTATCGACGTTTGGCGTTGGCCGGACACGCGCCGTCCTCGACAACCACTTCGCGCCCACGGCGTCTTTTGTGCAGAACACGGCGATCGATTTCCAGCAGGAGGCGACGCTGAAATCGCTGCGACGCGCAGCTGGTGAGGATGCCGTTCATCTGATTGCGGCAACAAAGCTCGGGGCGGCTCTGATGGGCGACGCGATAGCCGCAAACATGTTCCTGCTCGGTCATGCATGGCAGCGCGGCCTGGTACCGATCAACCTTGCCTCGATCGATCAGGCGATTGAACTTAACGGAACGGGTGTCGCGATGAACCGGGCTGCCTTCGGCTGGGGTCGTCGCTCGGCGGTGTCACCCGATCTCGTCGCCAACGCCGCGGGACTTGATCTTACTGACGCGAAGCCCGTCGAGACGCTCGACATGGTCGTCGAAAGCCGGGCGGCTTTCCTCGTAGCCTACCAGAGCGCCGCCTATGCGAGACGATACCGGACGCTTGTGGCTGCAGCACGGGAGGCCGAGAACAGGCTGATGGCAGGCGAAGCGTTTGCCATGGCTGTTGCAAAAAATGCCTTCAGACTGATGGCCTACAAGGACGAATACGAGGTGGCCCGTCTGCATCGTGACCGAAGCTTCAGAAAGGCCATTGAAGCGCAGTTCGAAGGTGACTTCAGCATCAGGCATCATCTGGCGCCACCACTTCTGTCGCGGCGGGTCGACAAACGCACCGGCAATCCTGCGAAAGTGGCCATCCCTGAAAAAGTGATCGCTCCCGCCTTCGCAGTTCTCGAAAAGCTGCGTTTTCTGCGCGGCACACCGCTTGATCCCTTCGGTTACACCGAGGAGCGGCGAATGGAGAGGCGGCTGGTCGCAAACTATCGCGCGCTGATCGAGGCTCTCACGAGCGAGCTTTCCGTCGACACGCTTGACCGCGCCGTTGCTCTCGCGCGGTTGCCGGAAGAAATCAAAGGGTTCGGCCCAGTCAAGATGGCGTCGGTTGGACGCTTTGAAAAGAAAATGGCGGCCTTGCTTGCGCCGCCTGCCAATGACCAGACACGAGCGCCGGCGGTGGATCAAAACGCGGCGAAAAGGAAAAGCATATGA
- a CDS encoding FAD-binding oxidoreductase produces MGGSTGRAGIAQGASAPVGRHAELLRRLSEKIGSKAVLAGDDVGERYRGDATDEPGERPVIVFRPANTTEVSAILAECNRLRQPLVIQGGRTGLAGGARPRPGEVSISLERMVGLSPVDENSATIIAEAGVTLQAVQDAAAARGLFFGVDIGARGTSTVGGNVATNAGGIRVLRYGMYRSQVLGLEAVLADGSILTSLKGLPKDNSGFDLNQLFIGTEGVLGVVTRACLRLHPEPRSQANAFCALPSLSAAVALLKHLRSALGPSLSAFEVIFPNVYDGILSLSGAQPPVAAGAGMYALVEMQGQHESDDNVRFSEALMACYESGIVTDVSLSQSQREYHAIWKLREAASEFIFSMDNVSGFDVSLPLTSMQAFIDVASREITALDRDAEIYVFGHLGDGNLHFLVRSHHHAHVADITLSAVIRADGAISAEHGIGVEKKKWLPLGRSEAEMEAMRRLKAAFDPNTILNPGRVFDMVSPSVSECA; encoded by the coding sequence TTGGGCGGATCGACTGGTCGGGCGGGAATCGCCCAAGGCGCGTCTGCGCCTGTCGGCCGGCATGCAGAATTACTGCGCCGTCTGAGTGAAAAAATCGGCAGTAAGGCTGTTCTCGCCGGCGATGATGTCGGCGAGCGGTATCGTGGCGATGCCACCGATGAGCCGGGTGAGCGCCCGGTCATCGTATTTCGACCTGCGAACACAACGGAAGTGTCCGCTATTCTGGCGGAATGCAATCGTTTGAGGCAGCCACTTGTGATCCAGGGCGGAAGGACGGGTCTCGCAGGTGGTGCAAGACCGCGCCCCGGAGAAGTATCGATTTCGCTGGAGCGAATGGTCGGCCTTTCGCCAGTGGATGAGAATTCGGCCACCATCATAGCCGAGGCGGGTGTAACGCTGCAGGCGGTACAGGACGCCGCGGCAGCGCGCGGTCTTTTTTTCGGCGTCGACATTGGCGCGCGAGGTACGTCTACGGTGGGCGGCAATGTTGCCACCAATGCGGGCGGTATTCGTGTTCTTCGCTATGGCATGTATCGGTCTCAGGTTTTGGGACTTGAGGCCGTGCTGGCGGATGGCTCCATATTGACGAGCTTGAAGGGATTGCCCAAGGACAATTCAGGTTTCGATCTCAATCAGCTCTTTATCGGAACCGAAGGTGTCCTCGGAGTGGTTACGCGGGCATGCCTACGCCTTCATCCCGAACCACGGTCGCAAGCGAACGCCTTTTGCGCGTTGCCTTCGTTAAGTGCCGCCGTTGCTCTTCTAAAGCATCTACGCTCCGCGCTCGGCCCTTCTTTATCGGCCTTCGAAGTGATTTTCCCGAATGTTTATGATGGAATTTTGTCGCTGAGCGGTGCCCAGCCGCCCGTTGCGGCAGGGGCGGGCATGTATGCCCTGGTGGAGATGCAAGGTCAGCACGAGTCCGATGACAACGTCCGTTTTTCCGAGGCGCTGATGGCTTGCTACGAGAGTGGCATCGTGACGGACGTTTCTCTTTCGCAATCACAGCGGGAATATCACGCCATCTGGAAACTTCGGGAAGCGGCAAGCGAATTTATCTTCTCTATGGACAATGTCTCCGGGTTCGATGTCAGTCTGCCTTTGACCAGCATGCAGGCTTTTATCGATGTCGCGAGCCGCGAAATTACGGCCCTTGATCGCGACGCCGAAATCTATGTTTTCGGTCACCTTGGCGACGGCAATCTCCATTTTCTTGTCCGTAGTCATCATCACGCACACGTGGCCGATATCACGCTCTCCGCCGTCATCCGCGCTGACGGAGCGATTTCAGCCGAACACGGCATTGGTGTGGAGAAGAAAAAGTGGCTGCCACTTGGGCGAAGTGAAGCTGAAATGGAGGCTATGCGGCGTCTAAAGGCTGCGTTCGATCCAAACACTATCCTCAATCCTGGCCGAGTGTTCGACATGGTGTCACCAAGCGTATCGGAGTGTGCCTAA
- a CDS encoding FadR/GntR family transcriptional regulator, giving the protein MTLKFDEVVRTGIAKQVAENIKSAIMDGRLKIDERLPTEEDLAKNFGISRPTVREALKRLAAQNLIQSRRGPLGGNFVKRPDPEGLSKAITGAATLLVGIGAFDIDEIITARLETETICCRLACENHDTAHLERMAAEIDIQRDESISDEDFCASDVRFHRALVDSTCNGPLKLMMYTVIESFIPITNMIVFRVRERRKVVGFHRQIMEAVAKRETEAATKALRDLLAYIRNSYSTAMDARDRMKAAPQT; this is encoded by the coding sequence ATGACGTTGAAATTTGATGAGGTGGTGAGGACTGGCATCGCCAAGCAGGTCGCAGAAAACATCAAATCTGCGATCATGGATGGTCGGTTGAAGATCGACGAGCGGCTTCCAACCGAGGAAGATCTGGCGAAAAACTTCGGTATATCGCGGCCAACCGTGCGTGAAGCGTTAAAACGTCTGGCCGCGCAGAACCTGATCCAGTCAAGGCGCGGCCCGCTCGGCGGAAACTTCGTCAAACGACCGGATCCGGAGGGCCTCTCCAAGGCGATCACAGGAGCAGCGACGCTGCTTGTCGGCATCGGCGCGTTCGATATCGACGAAATCATTACAGCGCGTCTTGAGACAGAAACGATCTGCTGCAGGCTCGCATGTGAAAACCACGACACTGCGCATCTCGAACGAATGGCAGCGGAGATTGATATCCAGCGTGACGAGAGCATCAGTGACGAAGATTTCTGTGCATCCGACGTGCGCTTTCATCGCGCGCTGGTGGACTCCACGTGTAACGGCCCGTTGAAATTGATGATGTACACCGTGATCGAGTCCTTCATTCCAATCACGAACATGATCGTCTTCCGGGTGCGCGAGCGCCGAAAGGTTGTCGGCTTTCACCGCCAGATTATGGAGGCCGTCGCAAAGCGCGAGACCGAAGCAGCCACAAAGGCGTTAAGGGATCTGCTGGCCTACATTCGCAACAGTTACTCGACCGCAATGGATGCGCGCGACAGGATGAAGGCCGCGCCGCAGACCTGA
- a CDS encoding MDR family oxidoreductase, whose translation MSDTFQAMVIDMADAKPQAGFRQLSITDLPDHDVLVEVHYSTVNYKDGLALTGKGRIARRTPMVGGIDLAGTVVESRSDKWAPGDKVIVNGWGLSETEWGGYSRFQRLKPEWLIALPEAFSLLQAMSIGTAGYTAALCVNALEDWGTIVADDREVLVTGAAGGVGSVAISLLANKGYNVTASTGRPETQGYLASLGASGFIDRTSLSEKGGPLQKERWAGVVDSVGSTTLANALSQTIYGGAVAACGLAAGADLPATVLPHILRGVALLGVDSVMAPMEKRIRAWQTLSKHLKPEHIETLARVEPFSKLPTLAQDIVEGKIRGRVVVEITP comes from the coding sequence ATGTCCGATACATTCCAGGCAATGGTCATCGACATGGCCGACGCCAAGCCACAGGCTGGCTTCCGGCAGCTTTCAATCACCGATCTGCCGGATCACGATGTTCTCGTCGAGGTCCATTACTCTACCGTCAATTACAAGGATGGTCTGGCGCTGACCGGAAAAGGCCGTATTGCCAGACGCACCCCTATGGTGGGCGGAATAGACCTTGCCGGAACAGTCGTCGAATCCCGGTCGGACAAATGGGCGCCAGGCGACAAGGTCATCGTCAACGGCTGGGGTCTGTCTGAAACGGAATGGGGCGGATATTCGCGATTCCAGCGGCTGAAACCGGAGTGGCTGATCGCACTGCCGGAAGCATTCAGCCTTTTGCAAGCGATGTCCATCGGCACCGCCGGCTACACCGCTGCGCTCTGTGTCAACGCGCTCGAGGACTGGGGAACGATCGTTGCCGATGATCGCGAAGTCCTCGTGACCGGCGCCGCAGGCGGTGTGGGCTCGGTGGCGATCAGCCTGCTGGCGAACAAGGGGTATAATGTCACTGCGTCGACAGGCCGCCCCGAAACGCAGGGCTATCTTGCATCGCTCGGTGCAAGCGGTTTCATCGATCGGACATCGCTTTCAGAAAAAGGCGGTCCTCTGCAAAAGGAGCGATGGGCCGGAGTGGTCGACTCCGTCGGATCCACGACGCTCGCAAACGCACTCTCCCAGACCATCTATGGTGGAGCGGTTGCTGCCTGCGGTCTCGCCGCAGGCGCAGACCTGCCAGCAACCGTCCTCCCCCATATCCTGCGCGGCGTGGCACTTCTTGGCGTCGATTCCGTAATGGCGCCCATGGAGAAACGAATCCGCGCCTGGCAGACCCTTTCCAAGCATTTGAAGCCAGAGCACATCGAAACGCTGGCGAGGGTCGAGCCTTTCTCCAAGCTTCCGACTCTCGCGCAGGATATTGTCGAAGGCAAGATCAGGGGACGCGTCGTGGTGGAGATCACACCGTAA